A region from the Nesterenkonia lacusekhoensis genome encodes:
- the trxB gene encoding thioredoxin-disulfide reductase: MTDQLPDQVHDVVIVGSGPAGYTAAVYTARANLNPVVLAGSVTAGGELMNTTDVENFPGFPEGIMGPELMMNMEQQARRFGADIRHEDAAEVKLDLPVKEITTASGDVLHARTVILATGSAYRELGVPGEKELSGHGVSWCATCDGFFFREQNIAVVGGGDSAMEEALFLTKFASKVTVIHRRDELRASQIMADRAKANEKIEFLWNTAVTAVEGDGKLNQLTLQNLVDGTESTLDVTGLFVAIGHDPRVSLFEDQLQLTEDGTLWVDGRTSKTSLPGVFAAGDVLDPTYRQAITAAGSGCVAALDVEHYLAANTTTDAAETSVFTS, encoded by the coding sequence GTGACCGACCAGCTGCCCGATCAGGTCCATGACGTGGTCATCGTAGGATCCGGCCCCGCCGGATACACCGCCGCCGTGTACACCGCCCGCGCCAATCTCAATCCCGTGGTGCTGGCGGGCTCCGTCACCGCAGGTGGCGAGCTGATGAACACCACCGACGTCGAGAACTTCCCCGGCTTCCCCGAGGGCATCATGGGCCCGGAGCTGATGATGAACATGGAGCAGCAGGCCCGGCGCTTCGGTGCCGACATCCGTCATGAGGATGCCGCCGAGGTGAAGCTGGACCTGCCGGTCAAGGAGATCACCACCGCCTCCGGCGATGTGCTCCACGCCCGCACCGTCATCCTGGCCACCGGCTCTGCCTACCGTGAGCTCGGCGTCCCCGGGGAGAAGGAGCTCTCGGGTCACGGCGTCAGCTGGTGTGCCACCTGCGACGGCTTCTTCTTCCGCGAGCAGAACATCGCCGTGGTGGGCGGCGGCGACTCCGCGATGGAGGAGGCCCTCTTCCTGACCAAGTTCGCCTCCAAGGTCACGGTGATCCACCGCCGCGACGAACTCCGCGCCTCTCAGATCATGGCGGACCGCGCCAAGGCCAACGAGAAGATCGAGTTCCTCTGGAACACGGCAGTCACAGCGGTCGAGGGTGACGGCAAGCTGAACCAGCTCACGTTGCAGAACCTGGTGGACGGCACCGAGTCGACACTGGATGTGACAGGACTGTTCGTGGCGATCGGTCATGACCCGCGCGTCTCCCTCTTCGAGGATCAGCTCCAGCTGACCGAAGACGGGACCCTCTGGGTGGACGGCCGCACCTCCAAGACCTCGCTCCCCGGCGTCTTCGCCGCAGGCGACGTGTTGGACCCCACCTATCGTCAGGCCATCACTGCCGCCGGCTCCGGCTGCGTGGCGGCTCTCGATGTCGAACACTACTTGGCTGCGAACACCACCACGGACGCAGCAGAGACTTCAGTATTCACCTCCTGA
- a CDS encoding CCA tRNA nucleotidyltransferase, which translates to MPYLPSGFPDGAWLSDVVVDLGEVFAAAGFELSLVGGPVRDLFLGRTSPDLDFTTDARPDEIISAVSGWADAHWDIGRDFGTIGIRKGDDTIEVTTYRAEAYDPESRKPEVRFGRDLGDDLVRRDFTVNAMALKLPSFELVDPHGGVRDLYAGQLRTPATPEESFSDDPLRMMRAARFASQLGLDVAEGVRGAMTAMAERISIVSAERVREELVKLIIGDHPRAGVDLLVETGLAEIVLPEVPALKRLDDEHNRHKDVYQHSLKVLEQAADLETDADGPVPGPDFILRFAALMHDVGKPKTRRFEARGGVSFRHHDVVGAKLTRKRMQALRFDKETIRAVTLLVELHMRFYGYGDQGWTDSAVRRYVTDAGDQLERLHRLTRSDVTTRNRKKAARLDHAYDDLEDRIAALREQEELDKIRPHLDGQQIMSILEIPPGPTVGKAYKFLLEHRMENGPVAEEQAAALLKQWWAEQD; encoded by the coding sequence ATGCCTTACCTTCCCTCTGGTTTCCCTGACGGCGCGTGGCTGTCGGATGTCGTCGTCGATCTCGGCGAAGTCTTCGCCGCCGCCGGATTCGAACTGTCGTTGGTCGGCGGGCCGGTGCGTGACCTCTTCCTGGGCCGCACCTCCCCGGACCTGGACTTCACCACGGACGCGAGGCCGGACGAGATCATCTCCGCGGTCTCCGGCTGGGCCGATGCTCATTGGGACATCGGCCGGGACTTCGGCACCATCGGCATCCGCAAGGGCGATGACACCATCGAGGTCACCACCTACCGGGCCGAGGCCTATGACCCGGAGTCGCGCAAGCCCGAGGTGCGCTTCGGCCGGGATCTGGGCGATGACCTGGTCCGCCGCGACTTCACCGTCAACGCCATGGCGCTGAAGCTGCCCAGCTTTGAGCTGGTGGACCCCCACGGCGGGGTCCGGGATCTCTACGCCGGGCAGCTGCGCACCCCCGCGACGCCGGAGGAGTCCTTCTCCGATGACCCGTTGCGCATGATGCGGGCCGCCCGCTTCGCCTCCCAGCTCGGACTGGACGTGGCTGAGGGGGTGCGTGGGGCGATGACCGCGATGGCCGAGCGGATTTCCATCGTCTCCGCCGAGCGGGTGCGTGAGGAGCTGGTGAAGCTGATCATCGGTGATCACCCGCGCGCCGGCGTCGACCTGCTGGTGGAGACCGGCCTGGCCGAGATCGTGCTGCCAGAGGTCCCTGCGCTGAAGCGTCTGGATGATGAGCACAACCGACATAAGGACGTCTATCAGCATTCGCTGAAGGTGCTGGAGCAGGCCGCTGACCTGGAGACCGACGCCGACGGCCCGGTCCCCGGCCCGGACTTCATCCTGCGCTTCGCCGCCCTGATGCACGATGTGGGCAAGCCCAAGACCCGGCGCTTCGAGGCCCGCGGCGGGGTGAGCTTCCGTCACCACGATGTGGTCGGTGCCAAGCTGACCCGTAAGCGCATGCAGGCGCTGCGCTTCGACAAGGAGACCATCCGGGCGGTCACCCTGCTGGTGGAGCTGCATATGCGCTTCTACGGCTACGGAGACCAGGGGTGGACCGACTCTGCGGTGCGCCGCTATGTCACCGACGCCGGAGACCAGCTGGAGCGCCTGCACCGGCTCACCCGCTCAGATGTGACCACCCGCAACCGGAAGAAGGCCGCCCGGCTGGACCACGCCTATGACGATCTGGAGGACCGGATCGCCGCACTGCGCGAGCAGGAGGAGCTGGATAAGATCCGGCCGCACCTCGATGGTCAGCAGATCATGTCGATCCTGGAGATCCCGCCCGGACCCACGGTGGGCAAGGCCTACAAGTTCCTGCTCGAGCACCGGATGGAGAACGGTCCGGTGGCGGAGGAACAAGCAGCGGCCCTGCTCAAGCAGTGGTGGGCGGAACAAGACTGA
- the murJ gene encoding murein biosynthesis integral membrane protein MurJ, with translation MTQTSPSARTAADQQDPDAGRAPDAAADPDSHLPKNGMAKASAVMAAGTLLSRVLGFVRTALLAVAIGQTTLIADVFEKANTIPNVIYLLLAGGMFNVVLVPQLIKAAKRPDRGADYTSRLLTLTTVILAVFTLLLTVMAYPIVMTLTRGWTEPMLVLGAAFAAWTLPQIFFYGLYAVVGQILNANARFGWYMWAPVLNNMIAITVIISFIITFGSYSATDDQMVEWTTQQTIWLAAGHTAGIVAQALLLLWPLSKLGMKIRPKFGIRGMGLKTTGKIAGWTLVAMLIGNVANLLYFRLISGATAGRQEVAAEGISPASIPGETSANIAELMVILPHSVFVLSIATVLFNQLSRSMDLGHLGRARELINEGLRIFAIPVMFFMIAILVVAGPLGRIFGGSAADAHLAGAAVGQLLVLHALGMPFRSANFYLLRVFYAAEDAKTPMFIYAIIAAVGLTVTHISAQILPSYHVPFVVVGMFSVLHMLQYVICHVLVVRRWGGFGFGTVLAAYSRSGAAAVVAGVAGAAVLWLLGGYTWGFAWDSIGSALLSCAAVGLVMATVFVVMLRSLKVREFDDFIQPLARRIPALGRLSR, from the coding sequence ATGACACAGACTTCCCCCTCAGCCCGGACGGCAGCGGATCAGCAGGATCCCGACGCCGGCCGAGCCCCCGACGCCGCAGCCGACCCGGACTCCCACCTGCCCAAGAACGGCATGGCCAAAGCAAGCGCCGTCATGGCCGCAGGAACGCTCCTCTCCCGCGTGCTGGGCTTCGTCCGGACCGCGCTGCTCGCGGTGGCGATCGGCCAGACCACGCTGATCGCGGATGTCTTCGAGAAGGCCAACACCATCCCGAACGTGATCTATCTGCTGCTGGCGGGCGGCATGTTCAACGTGGTGCTGGTTCCCCAGCTGATCAAGGCCGCCAAGCGTCCGGACCGCGGCGCCGACTACACCTCCCGGCTGCTGACACTGACCACGGTGATCCTGGCGGTCTTCACACTGCTGCTGACGGTCATGGCCTACCCCATCGTCATGACGCTGACCCGCGGTTGGACCGAGCCCATGCTGGTCCTCGGTGCGGCCTTCGCGGCCTGGACCCTGCCGCAGATCTTCTTCTACGGGCTCTATGCCGTCGTGGGCCAGATCCTCAACGCCAATGCCCGATTCGGCTGGTACATGTGGGCTCCGGTACTGAACAACATGATCGCGATCACCGTGATCATCAGCTTCATCATCACCTTCGGCAGCTACTCCGCCACAGATGATCAGATGGTCGAATGGACCACCCAGCAGACCATCTGGCTGGCCGCCGGACACACTGCCGGCATCGTGGCTCAGGCGCTGCTGCTGCTCTGGCCGCTCTCCAAGCTGGGCATGAAGATCCGGCCCAAGTTCGGCATCCGCGGCATGGGCCTGAAGACCACCGGCAAGATCGCCGGCTGGACCCTGGTGGCCATGCTGATCGGCAATGTGGCCAACCTGCTCTACTTCCGACTGATCTCCGGCGCCACCGCCGGCCGCCAGGAGGTGGCGGCCGAGGGCATCTCCCCGGCCTCCATCCCCGGTGAGACCTCAGCGAACATCGCCGAGCTGATGGTGATCCTGCCGCACTCGGTCTTCGTGCTCTCCATCGCCACAGTGCTGTTCAACCAGCTCTCCCGGTCCATGGACCTGGGCCACCTGGGACGCGCCCGCGAACTCATCAACGAGGGGCTGCGGATCTTCGCCATCCCGGTGATGTTCTTCATGATCGCCATCCTGGTGGTGGCCGGGCCGCTGGGGCGCATCTTCGGCGGCTCCGCGGCCGATGCCCACCTGGCCGGCGCCGCGGTGGGGCAGCTGCTGGTCCTCCACGCCCTGGGCATGCCGTTCCGTTCGGCGAACTTCTACCTGCTGCGCGTCTTCTACGCGGCAGAGGACGCCAAGACGCCGATGTTCATCTACGCCATCATCGCGGCGGTGGGCCTGACGGTCACCCATATCTCGGCACAGATCCTGCCCAGCTATCACGTACCCTTCGTAGTGGTGGGCATGTTCAGCGTGCTGCACATGCTCCAGTATGTGATCTGCCACGTGCTGGTGGTCCGCCGCTGGGGCGGCTTCGGCTTCGGCACCGTGCTGGCCGCCTACTCCCGCTCGGGCGCCGCAGCCGTGGTGGCCGGCGTCGCCGGTGCCGCTGTGCTGTGGCTGCTGGGCGGCTACACGTGGGGCTTCGCGTGGGACTCGATCGGCAGCGCGCTGCTCAGCTGTGCCGCGGTCGGGCTGGTGATGGCCACCGTCTTCGTGGTGATGCTGCGCAGCCTGAAGGTGCGCGAGTTCGATGACTTCATCCAACCGCTGGCCCGGCGGATCCCGGCTCTGGGCAGGCTCAGCCGGTAG
- a CDS encoding NUDIX hydrolase, with amino-acid sequence MTSSGTEGERQTPLTASISAARTPSRSSRRAPVPHPPRARGALPTVEEVSAGGVVIRPAPQGFDAAIIARYNRGGRMEWCLPKGHPEGQETHEEAAVREVAEETGIEGSILTSLGSIEYWFTVPTHRVHKTVHHFLLEAVGGDLTTEKDPDHEAVDVAWVNLDELERVLSFPNERRIVSLAQQVIQDSL; translated from the coding sequence ATGACCAGTTCGGGAACCGAGGGTGAACGGCAGACGCCTCTGACGGCGTCGATCAGTGCTGCCCGCACGCCGTCGCGCTCCTCCCGCCGCGCTCCGGTGCCGCACCCGCCCCGAGCCCGGGGTGCGCTGCCCACGGTGGAGGAGGTCAGCGCCGGAGGCGTGGTCATCCGTCCGGCCCCCCAGGGCTTCGATGCGGCCATCATCGCCCGCTACAACCGTGGCGGCCGCATGGAATGGTGCCTGCCCAAAGGCCACCCCGAAGGCCAGGAGACCCACGAGGAGGCGGCGGTCCGCGAGGTCGCCGAGGAGACCGGCATCGAGGGCTCCATCCTGACCAGCCTGGGCAGCATCGAGTACTGGTTCACCGTGCCCACCCATCGGGTGCATAAGACGGTCCACCACTTCCTGTTGGAGGCTGTGGGCGGTGACCTGACCACAGAGAAGGACCCCGACCACGAAGCCGTGGACGTGGCCTGGGTGAATCTGGACGAGCTGGAGCGCGTCCTCTCCTTCCCCAACGAGCGCCGGATCGTCAGCCTCGCCCAACAGGTCATCCAGGACTCGCTCTGA
- a CDS encoding inositol-3-phosphate synthase: MASNPIRVAIVGVGNCASSLIQGVQYYKDAPDDQQVPGLMHVRFGEYHIADIEFVTAFDVDAAKVGLDLSKAIEVSENNTIRIADVPPTGVEVLRGPTLDGLGRYYREMIEESPAQAVDVVAALREAAVDVLVCYLPVGSEEAARFYAQAALDAGVAFVNALPVFIAGVPEWAEKFEQAGVPIVGDDIKSQIGATITHRELAHLFERRGVILDRTYQLNVGGNMDFKNMLERDRLESKKVSKTQAVTSNTSADLQDGDVHIGPSDYVQWLDDRKWAYVRLEGRNFGDAPVSIEYKLEVWDSPNSAGVIIDAVRAAKIGLDRGIGGPLTSASSYFMKSPPEQLHDAEAHEAVEAFIRGEVER; this comes from the coding sequence TTGGCCTCAAACCCTATCCGTGTCGCGATCGTAGGTGTGGGAAACTGCGCCTCCTCCCTCATCCAGGGAGTGCAGTACTACAAGGACGCCCCAGACGATCAGCAGGTCCCCGGACTCATGCATGTCCGCTTCGGGGAGTACCACATCGCCGACATCGAGTTCGTGACCGCCTTCGACGTCGACGCCGCCAAAGTCGGCCTGGATCTGTCGAAGGCCATCGAGGTCTCGGAGAACAACACCATCCGGATCGCCGATGTCCCACCCACCGGCGTGGAGGTGCTGCGCGGCCCCACCCTGGACGGACTGGGCCGCTACTACCGGGAGATGATCGAGGAGTCCCCGGCGCAGGCCGTGGACGTCGTCGCAGCTCTGCGGGAGGCCGCCGTGGACGTCCTGGTCTGCTATCTGCCGGTGGGCTCCGAGGAGGCCGCGAGGTTCTATGCCCAGGCCGCCCTGGACGCCGGCGTCGCCTTCGTCAATGCCCTGCCGGTGTTCATCGCGGGGGTGCCCGAGTGGGCTGAGAAGTTCGAGCAGGCCGGAGTCCCGATCGTCGGCGATGACATCAAGTCCCAGATCGGGGCGACGATCACCCACCGGGAGCTGGCGCACCTGTTCGAGCGGCGCGGTGTCATCCTGGACCGGACGTATCAGCTCAACGTCGGCGGCAACATGGACTTCAAGAACATGCTCGAACGCGACCGGCTGGAGTCCAAGAAGGTCTCCAAGACCCAGGCCGTCACCTCCAACACCTCAGCGGACCTTCAGGACGGGGACGTGCACATCGGCCCATCCGACTATGTGCAGTGGCTCGATGACCGCAAATGGGCCTATGTGCGTCTGGAAGGCCGCAACTTCGGCGATGCTCCGGTCTCCATCGAATACAAGCTGGAGGTCTGGGACTCTCCGAACTCTGCCGGGGTGATCATCGACGCCGTCCGCGCGGCGAAGATCGGACTGGACCGAGGCATCGGCGGTCCGCTGACCTCCGCCTCGAGCTACTTCATGAAGTCCCCGCCCGAGCAGCTCCACGACGCCGAGGCCCACGAGGCGGTGGAGGCCTTCATCCGCGGAGAGGTGGAGCGCTAG